CGAGGGTCTGCCGAGTGCTCTGCGCGTGCTGCCTGCGCCGCGCGTTCTCCGTGTTCTGCGTCATGTCCGTCAGTCAACTGCCGTGCGGCGACAGGCGACATCGCCGAGCCGCTCGCGCCCATAAGCATGCGTCTACGCTGCCCCCATGGACGCACTCGCAGGCCTGCTGGACGGTCCACGCGCGCACGGAGCCTTCATGATCCGGGCGTGCTTCGATCCGCCGTGGGCCGTGCGCGTGGACGACGAGGCACCGCTCACCGTGATGCTCATGGCGCGCGGCACCGCCTGGATCACCCCGGACGGCAACGGCGTACCGGTACGGCTCGGCCTCGGAGACCTGGCGATCGCACGCGGCCCGGACGCCTACACCTGCGGCGACGAGCCGGACACCGCCCCGCAGGCGCTGATCCTGCCCGGCGGCGAGTGCCGCTACCCCGACGGCACCTCCCTGAACGGCTCCATGGACCTGGGGGTGCGCACCTGGGGCGACCGCCCCGACGCCGCCACGGTCATGCTCATCGGCACCTACCTGATGCGCGGCGAGATCCACGGCCGCCTCCTCGACGCCCTGCCGCCGCTGCTGACGCTCCCCGCCGAGGTGTGGGACTGCCCGCTCACACCCCTGCTGGCCGAGGAGATCGTGCGCGACGAACCCGGCCAGGAGGTCGTCCTGGACCGCCTGCTGGACCTGTTGCTCATCAGCGCGCTCAGGGTCTGGTTCTCCCGCCCGGAGTCGGCGGCCCCGGCCTGGTACCGGGCACTGGCCGACCCGGTCGTCGGCCGTGCGCTGCGCCTGCTGCAGGACGATCCGGCGCACCCGTGGACCGTGGCCGCGCTCGCCGCCAAGGCCGGGGTGTCCCGCGCGGCCCTCGCCCGCCGCTTCACCGGCCTCGTGGGCGAACCCCCGATGTCCTATCTGACCGGCTGGCGCCTCGCCCTCGCCGCCGACCGCCTGCGCGACACGGACCTCACCCTCGACACCATCGCCCGCCATGTCGGCTACGGCAGCGCCTTCGCCCTCTCCACCGCCTTCAAGCGCGTGTACGGCGTGAGCCCGCAGGAACACCGGGCGGGCCCCGGGAGCCGCCCCTGAGGACCGGACCCAGATCTCCACCCTCGCTTCCACCGGTTCTCCACCCGGCTCTCCACCCGTGCTCCGATCCGCCCGGCACCGCTTCGGATCTAGCCTTTTCCCCAGGTCGGCGAGGTCCGGCCGGAGGCAGAGAGGCGAAGGCGGCGCGCATGGCAAGGAGACGGAGGGCACCGCCGCCACCCTGCCCACCGGCATGGTGCCGCTGCTGACCCGGGTCCTCTCGCTCCTGCTCCTCACCCTGACCGCTACGGCCACCACCGTCTACGCCCGCGGCTTCCGCAGCCGTTACGGTGTCCGGCTTTCGGCGCCATCGGCGCTGGACTCGGCGACGTACGCTGGCACATGTGTACGTGGAGAGGGCCTCCCGGCTGACCGGAGCCGTCGTGTGGACGAACACCCCGGACGGGACCGGTGGCGGGCCCGTGCTGCCCGACGGCTGCATGGATCTGCTCTGGAGCGAGGGCCGGCTGCTGGTCGCGGGCCCCGACACCCGCCCCCACGTCCCCGAGGGCCCGCCCCGCTCCTGGGCAGGCGTCCGCTTCTACCCCGGCACCGCACCCGCGCTGCTCGGCGTACCCGCGTACGAACTGCGCGATCTGCGGGTCGACTTGGCCGACCTGTGGCCCGCCGCACGGGTCCGGCGACTGTGTGAGGGGGTGGAGGCGGCGCCCGACCCGGTGGCGGCACTGGAGGGCATCGCCCTGG
The genomic region above belongs to Streptomyces sp. CG1 and contains:
- a CDS encoding helix-turn-helix domain-containing protein, producing the protein MYVERASRLTGAVVWTNTPDGTGGGPVLPDGCMDLLWSEGRLLVAGPDTRPHVPEGPPRSWAGVRFYPGTAPALLGVPAYELRDLRVDLADLWPAARVRRLCEGVEAAPDPVAALEGIALDRAARTTAPDPLLHRLVERLDEGRPVSVTAAELGIGTRTLHRRCLAAFGYGPKTLARILRLQRALALARAGTPYAETALRAGYADQPHLARETRELTGMPLGTLLGGG
- a CDS encoding cupin domain-containing protein; this translates as MDALAGLLDGPRAHGAFMIRACFDPPWAVRVDDEAPLTVMLMARGTAWITPDGNGVPVRLGLGDLAIARGPDAYTCGDEPDTAPQALILPGGECRYPDGTSLNGSMDLGVRTWGDRPDAATVMLIGTYLMRGEIHGRLLDALPPLLTLPAEVWDCPLTPLLAEEIVRDEPGQEVVLDRLLDLLLISALRVWFSRPESAAPAWYRALADPVVGRALRLLQDDPAHPWTVAALAAKAGVSRAALARRFTGLVGEPPMSYLTGWRLALAADRLRDTDLTLDTIARHVGYGSAFALSTAFKRVYGVSPQEHRAGPGSRP